Genomic DNA from Providencia sp. PROV188:
GCCGCAATAATCATCAACAACACCATGACGTGTACGTTTAAATCATTACTTGGCAATGCTGCTAACGCACCCGCGACAAATAATAAAGAATCCCCGGGAAGGAAAGGCGTAACCACCAGCCCCGTCTCACAGAATAGGATCAGGAATAAAATTCCGTAAACCCAAACACCATATTCGGCGACCAATTCCGCAAGATGCACATCAATATGTAAAATAAAATCAATGATAAAACTGATAAACTCCATGGGGTTCCTCATGTGGAGATTTATATTAACGACCTTTACAGCAGCTCATCCGCAAGAAATAGAGGCCCCATCACATTCTGTGGTAGGTCAAATTTTTCAGGATAATCCACGCTCACTAAATACAGTCCTTCCGCTTTGGCTGTCGCCGCCGCTTTCGTTCTATCTTTTAATTCTAGAAGATGTGCCATCCAATCAATGTCTTGATTACCACAGCCTATCTCCAACAAACTGCCAACAATATTTCTCACCATATGGTGTACAAACGCATTGGCTTTAATATCCACAACCACATAGTTTCCGTGACGCGTTACATTAACGTGCATCACATTACGCCAAGGGCTTTTTGACTGACACTGCACCGCGCGGAATGAGGTAAAATCACGCTCGCCCAGCAATGCTTGTGCCGCTTGGTGCATACGCTTTTCATCAAGGGGAAAATGAAAGTGCGTGACACCATTCGATAAAATTGCAGGTCGATAACGGTGATTAAAAATCACATAACGATATCGACGTGCCGTTGCACTAAAACGCGCATGAAACTCATCATCCACAGGTTTACACCAGCGAACCGCAATATCGTCAGGAAGGTGGGTATTTGCTCCCATCGTCCATGCCGCCTCTTTACGGTTAGCTGAAGTTTCAAAATGCACCACCTGCCCAGTCGCATGAACACCTGCATCCGTACGTCCCGCACAATTGACGGTGATTGGCTCCGCGGCAATTTTAGACAGGGCAACCTCAAGGCAACCCTGTACGCTTTTCACTTCTTGCTGGCGTTGCCAACCATAATAACGGCTACCGTTATACTCAATTCCGAGGGCAATGCGATGCAGCTTTGGGGACTCCGACATTAGTAATACAGCTCCTGAGCCAGTTTTTCTGCTGTCTCAACCGCCATTAACGCACCACCAAAACGAACGTTATCCGCCACTGACCAGAACTGTAAAATTTCCGGTATACCATAATCGTTACGAATACAGCCAATGCTTAAGAAATCATTACCTGATGCGTCAGTCACTTGAGTTGGATAATCACCCTCTTCTGAGACCTGAATATCATCAAAACGTTCAAATTCTTCGCTCGCTTCTTCTGCGCTAACTGGGCGTAGAGTTTCTAAGTGCACCACTTGCGCATTACCATAGAATACCGGTGACTGAATAAAGCTTACGGAGACTGGCAAACCATCGTCTTGCAGCACTTTACGAACTTGCTCAACTAAACGGCGCTCTTGCACAACACTGCCTTCACCATCCGCTAATAATGGCAGCATATTAAAGGCTAATTGCTTAGTAAAACGACCTTCTTCCGCAGGGATACCATTCAATAAACGCGCACTTTGACCCGCTAATTCATCCACAGCCGCTTTACCGTACGCTGACATCGACAGCATATTGGTAAGTGTAATGCGTCCTAACCCAGCCGCGTCCACTAACGGTTTGATAGACGTTAAGAGTTGGCTAACGTAACTGTCTGCCACCGAAATAATATTGCGATTACGATAATCCGCTAATACTTGCGGGTTAACTCCCGGTACCACTAATGGTACATCAGGGTCTAACGCAAAAATACCGCTGTTATCAATCACAATGCAGCCTTCTTGCGCCGCTAATTCCGCATACTGTGCTGCGGCTTCCTCGCCTGCCGCGAAAAAGGCAATTTGTGCCTGCGACCAATCGAAATCCGCGACATCTTGCACTAGATAACTTTTACCGTTGAAGCGAATGCTCTCCCCTGCACTACGCTCACTGGCTAGTAAATAAAGCTCACCAACGGGAAACTCTCTTTCTTGAAGCAGGGAAAGAATACCTTCGCCCACTGCGCCGGTTGCCCCGAGTAATGCAATATTCCAACCTTCTGTCATGGTTTTTCCTCTAAAAAATCAAAGTGAAACAAGCCGTGATTAGCCGCTTATTTCACCTAAAAGAATCTGTTATTAAATTTTTGCGTTAAAGCCTAATTCGCTCAGTAACTGGGCTGTCTCTTGGCTATCGCATTGAACTGTTAACGATGACCATTCACGGCGTTCTTGGTAGTGTTTACGTAATTTATCGAACTCACCGGGAATGCCAGCCACTGCGCGCAACGATGCATCATCACGGCGCACATCATACACGAGATGCACTAATCTTTTGAGCTGGCTTTGCGTTAATTTACCATTGAAATTAATGCAGTCGATATCCGGTTTCGGTAACAGCGATGCCAGAGATACATTAGTAGGCTTACCTAGGAATTCGCAATAAGCTTCAAAGACTTGGGTTGTTCCTCGTGCTTTACCCTCTAAAGTATAGCCTGCAATATGCGGCGTACCGATATCCACATACGCCAGTAATTCTGTATCCAGATCAGGCTCAGGCTCCCACACATCCAATACCACACTCAGCGGCTTACCTTGCTCAAGCAACTGTAATAGCGCTTGGTTATCCACCACTTCACCACGGCTCGCATTCACCAAAATGGTACCGTCGCGTAAATTTGCTAGTCGAGATTCATCCATTAAATGGAAGGTAGAATATTCGCCTTCCATGTTGAGCGGTGTATGGAAGGTTAAAATATCAGCCTGCTCCAGTAGCGAATCGAATGGAACAAAAACTTCTTGGTCGCCTTTATCTGCTCGAGGAGGGTCACATAATACGGTATTCACGCCCCACGCTTGCAGACGTTTATACAAACGCCCTCCCACATTACCAACCCCGACTATCCCAACGGTTTTATCGCGTAAATCAAAGTTATCGCGTTCCGCCAGCATCAGTAATGCAGAAAAAACATACTCAACGACAGCAATGGCATTGCACCCTGGCGCTGAAGAGAATCCAATATTGGCTTCGGCAAGCCACTGGGTATCAACGTGGTCAAACCCTGCTGTTGCCGTGCCGACGAATTTTACTGGCGTATTACTCAGTAATGATTTATTCACTTTGGTAATTGAGCGCACCATTAATGCATCTGCATCAACCAGTTCCTGTTCTGGCACTGGGCGCCCTGGTACTGCTTTAACTTCGCCTAGCTCACTAAACAGTGTTTGAGCATATGGCATGTTTTCATCAACCAAAATTTTCACGGAATTCGTCCCAATAGAATGTGTGTCATGCCCGATTTGGCTGCCACACTATACTCCAAATCGTCGATAGGCTGAATCATTTACATGACAATGCTTTTGGTTGAAATTGATAGTCTATTCGGCGATATTTAATTTTTCTTTTTATTAAACAATCTTACAGATGAGTCTGACTATCTAATCTAAAGAATTTCATGTTTAATCAGCAAAACCACATTAAAAGTTATTCATTTTTCAGGAAGGCATTTATTTTGAAAGGCATATTGATTGTGAAAAAAGTATTACTGTCGCTTCCCCTAATGTGCTCGTTTTATGCCTATGCTGGCGACCAAAACTGCTCGACGGACACCATCGCCATCAACAACTTTAATAATTTCGTCTTTGCCCAAGAGCGCCCATTTAACGACTCATTAAAAGCAATGAACTCACGCACCACCAGTCAAGATGATTACATCAACAATACGGTTCAAACGAAGTTTGATGATTGTGGAGCCCTAATTGAGTTAACTGGTCATGAAGTTATCAAATTCAGCATCCACGACAGTGTATCCGTCAAATCCATTGATATGAGCATGAAAAAAAATGGCAACGGTTGGGACTACAAATCCGCATTTAAGCTGTCTGTTATTAATCAAGATAATGTTGAAAAAACTATCTTACAGCAAAAAATGAACGGAAAGTTTTTCACTGATCAGAATGGAAAAATAACCGAAGCCAAAGATTCTTCTTATACGACAACCCTCGATAAAGAGCGCATGTTAACAAGAGCAGTCACCACTTTTTTAACTGATGATAAAGGACGATTATCTGAATCCAACCGAGTCAGTACGCTAGAAAATGATAGTGTGAAAACAGCCTTCCTCTATGATGCGAAAAATCGCTTAGTTCGCATGCAGTCTGACTCAACCGTCAAAGAGTTTACCTATGATGATGATGACAGAATGTTAACCAACAAAACCATTGAAGAATTTTTTACCACCGAAACAACCGCGACCACCTGTAACAGCTGGAATACGTTCGGAAGGTGCACCGACGCGGAAAAAAAGATCACCACATTAATTAAAGATGAACACGGAGGGAAAGATAGCGTGTACAACTACCACGCTAATATCAAATACAATTATGTATATTGATTTTCCCTCTACTATGGGGTCAGCTCTTTCATTCGAAACCGGTCTGGAGTGACCCCTGAAATTTGCTGGAACATCGCAATAAATGCAGATGCCGAGCTATACCCCACATCCAAAGCAACTTCATGGACACTTTTACCTTTATCCAATCCAGCCACTGCATGTAAGTAACGTAGTCGCTGGCGCCACTCACTGAATGACATACCCAGCTCTTGTTGGCAACGGCGAGATAATGTTCGCTCCGAGGTATAAGCCCGCTTTGCCCACTGGGCGAGCGTTGTATTATCCGCAGGGTCTTGCTGTAGCTCCGCTAAAATAGGCGCTAACAATTTATCTTTGCTGGTGGGTAAATAAGTATCTTGGCATGGCGAAATAGCAAATTGGTCAATCAATACCTCCCCCAAACGAATATCCTGCTCGGTTTCGGGCTGAACAATGCCCCGTTGATACATATCCGTCATGATCGTATGGAAAATGGGGCTTAATCGCACAACACATGCCTTACTAGCAAGTCGCGGTGTATAAGATTGGGCAAAATCAATAATGCGAAATTTGACACTCTGCTTATTAAAACTCGCATGTTGGGTATTAGCGGGGATCCAGATGCAAAACTCTGGCGGTGCCATATAATGCTTGCCTTCCACTTCCATTTCCATAATCCCACAGACCACATACAGCAATTGACCAAAGGTATGGGAATGGGATTTGTATTCGGTTTGCTGGTTGATCTGCTCATGACGCAAGGCAATAAATTCAGGCTCAATAATATTGCATTCGTTAATTTGCAGAACATCACTTTTTAAATTATTCATAAGCTGTCTGAAAAGCGTTATCGATTGTCTGAATATCAGTATATATAATATTTCGGACAGATGTATACTCCTGTGACTGATTAGGGAGAACGTTGTTAATGAAATATTTCCTGTTTCCGCTGACCGCGGTTTTATTATGGTCCATCAATGCCATCGTCAACAAAGCCGCTGCAACGGCAATTGACCCTGCTGCTATTTCGTTTTATCGCTGGGCTCTGGCATTTTTAGTCATGACCCCATTTGTTCTGCGCTCGGTACTGCGCAATGCCAAAGTGGTTAAACAACATTGGTGGCAACTGGCCATCTTAGGTGCTTTGGGGATGATGCTGTATCAAAGTTTGGCTT
This window encodes:
- the truA gene encoding tRNA pseudouridine(38-40) synthase TruA, with the translated sequence MSESPKLHRIALGIEYNGSRYYGWQRQQEVKSVQGCLEVALSKIAAEPITVNCAGRTDAGVHATGQVVHFETSANRKEAAWTMGANTHLPDDIAVRWCKPVDDEFHARFSATARRYRYVIFNHRYRPAILSNGVTHFHFPLDEKRMHQAAQALLGERDFTSFRAVQCQSKSPWRNVMHVNVTRHGNYVVVDIKANAFVHHMVRNIVGSLLEIGCGNQDIDWMAHLLELKDRTKAAATAKAEGLYLVSVDYPEKFDLPQNVMGPLFLADELL
- a CDS encoding aspartate-semialdehyde dehydrogenase — encoded protein: MTEGWNIALLGATGAVGEGILSLLQEREFPVGELYLLASERSAGESIRFNGKSYLVQDVADFDWSQAQIAFFAAGEEAAAQYAELAAQEGCIVIDNSGIFALDPDVPLVVPGVNPQVLADYRNRNIISVADSYVSQLLTSIKPLVDAAGLGRITLTNMLSMSAYGKAAVDELAGQSARLLNGIPAEEGRFTKQLAFNMLPLLADGEGSVVQERRLVEQVRKVLQDDGLPVSVSFIQSPVFYGNAQVVHLETLRPVSAEEASEEFERFDDIQVSEEGDYPTQVTDASGNDFLSIGCIRNDYGIPEILQFWSVADNVRFGGALMAVETAEKLAQELYY
- the pdxB gene encoding 4-phosphoerythronate dehydrogenase PdxB, with translation MKILVDENMPYAQTLFSELGEVKAVPGRPVPEQELVDADALMVRSITKVNKSLLSNTPVKFVGTATAGFDHVDTQWLAEANIGFSSAPGCNAIAVVEYVFSALLMLAERDNFDLRDKTVGIVGVGNVGGRLYKRLQAWGVNTVLCDPPRADKGDQEVFVPFDSLLEQADILTFHTPLNMEGEYSTFHLMDESRLANLRDGTILVNASRGEVVDNQALLQLLEQGKPLSVVLDVWEPEPDLDTELLAYVDIGTPHIAGYTLEGKARGTTQVFEAYCEFLGKPTNVSLASLLPKPDIDCINFNGKLTQSQLKRLVHLVYDVRRDDASLRAVAGIPGEFDKLRKHYQERREWSSLTVQCDSQETAQLLSELGFNAKI
- a CDS encoding AraC family transcriptional regulator, whose product is MNNLKSDVLQINECNIIEPEFIALRHEQINQQTEYKSHSHTFGQLLYVVCGIMEMEVEGKHYMAPPEFCIWIPANTQHASFNKQSVKFRIIDFAQSYTPRLASKACVVRLSPIFHTIMTDMYQRGIVQPETEQDIRLGEVLIDQFAISPCQDTYLPTSKDKLLAPILAELQQDPADNTTLAQWAKRAYTSERTLSRRCQQELGMSFSEWRQRLRYLHAVAGLDKGKSVHEVALDVGYSSASAFIAMFQQISGVTPDRFRMKELTP